The genomic interval TGCACGGGTCTTCTTTTGATGTTACTGGCTACTTCAAAGATCATTTAAATGGAACAGGGAGCGGTCGTTTAAAAACTTATAACAAACAGCTTTTAAATCACACTTTCTTAGGCACATGTTTTCCTTCTCGACTATGCCTTGAGGAACGTTGAACCTCAATAACTCTCTCCCCGTTCCGATAGTATTATATCACATAAATTCATTTTTACGAGGAAACCCCGAAATAAATATTTTATATGAATGTCGAGCAGCTCTTGCCCGAGTTTTCAGCTTTTGAGGTGCATGTTTAATCGCGGGCTGTGATGGTTCAAGTATTCTATATTTCCAATGAATAAATTTGTAACATTTTATTTTGGAAAAAATCTGCCTATAGGGGATATGATTTGTAGTGGCAAGGAGTGCTTTGTCACTACATTAAATGTTTAGAAATTTTCAATATTTTTATTTAAGCAATAAACAACCCAACCCCTTACCCTTCTCCATATAGAGGAATTTGATAAGTCCCCTCTTGGGAGGGGATTGAGGGGTGGGTAAAAAAGAATGCCGTTGGTTTTTTGCCTTTTAACAGCCCTACCTAATTTTGCAGAAACGCAAGCACACGTTATCCATTTAATCCAAAAGCAGGCATGTATTTTATATACACCCAAAATAGGGTATTTACAAAGGTAAATTTTAAATATATCCTTAAAAATAAGTTTTTTTGTAACACTTTAGTTTTTTGAAAAAGTAGGGGCGAAGTATTTGCCCGTTTGAGTATGAACCTATTTGTAACAATTTATAGCAAATGCTTCGCCTCTACACTATACGGCTAACATCGCTATTGTTTTAATTTTTCAAAAAATTAAAGTGTCACGTTTTTTAAAAAAGGCATTTTTGTTTTCCTTTTTTTAGTTAAGAAATGAACGAACCCACTCCAACCTTTCCCAAGAGGGGAAATTTGATAAGTCCCCTCTTGGGAGGGGATTGATGGGTGGGTAAAAAAGAACGCCGTTGAGTTTTTTACCTTTTAAAAACCCAACCTTATTTTAACCTTGACCTCGCGATTTTAGCGTGAACGCCAGGTTTGCTGCACAATCACACAAAAGAAGGAGGTACAACATGACAAGAATTTTAGTTCTTTATTATAGCATGTATGGCCATGTCGAAACTATGGCGAAAGCGGTGGCTGAAGGCGTGCGCTCCGTCGAAGACACAGAGGTAATCATAAAACGCGTGCCCGATCTTGTGCCGGAAGATGTGGCACGAAAGGCTGGCGCCAAGCTCGATCAGGCGGCGCCGATTGCGGAAGTGGAAGAGTTGCCGAACTACGATGCAATCATATTCGGCACGCCGACACGCTTCGGCAATATGTGCGCACAGATGCGCAATTTCCTGGATCGGACCGGTCAGTTGTGGCTAAGCGGCAGTTTGATTGGTAAGGTGGGCAGCGTGTTCATATCCACTGCCACACAACACGGCGGACAGGAGACCACAATTACCTCATTCCACACCACATTGTTACACCACGGTATGATCATCGTGGGAGTGCCCTATTCATGTCAGGAAATAATGAACATGAGCGAAATCACCGGCGGGTCACCCTATGGAGCGAGTACTCTTGCTGATATAGATGGTAGTCGTCAGCCGTCGGAGAATGAAAAAAAAATCGCCCGTTTCCAGGGAGCTCACGTGGCGGAAATTACCAGAAAGCAAACGGCCTGACAACTTGCCTGGGTAATAAATAAAAAGCATTGGTGGTGTATTTGGAAATATCGGTTTCCCCATAGATCAAAACATGGTATCCATGCGTAAATATTGGTAACACTTTAGTTTTTTGAAAAAGTAGGAGCGAAGCATTTGCCCGTTTGAGTATGAAATTATTTATAACAATTTATAGCAAATGCTTCGCCTCCACACTATTGCGGCAAACATCGCTATTGTTGGAATTTTTCAAAAAACTATAGTATTACAAAATATTGCGAAAACGTGAGTAGAAAACACGAATAGGGTATTTTAAAACGCGCATACTGAAATGAAGGATCTAAAAAATGAAACAGGTAAAAGTTGTTCTACAGGTAGTACTTTAGTATTTTATATCTCTGAAACATTGCTGGCAGCAGACTATAGCGGTGAATACTATTCTTGGGATACTATAAAGAAAAATACGTGCCAGGAATATTATGGCGGGGAAGTTGTTTCCGGTGACACCATCAATAAATTTGAACAATCAGGCAGTTCGATTACCCACTACATTGCGGATTGGTCGCAGTGGAAGAAGAATTGAAAGTCATTCGACGGCATCTATACTGTCATCTTGGAAGGTACCGTACAGGGTAACATTATAAAAACAAGCTACCGTATTAGTGGGGGTGGGTCTACTGTGAAACTAACGTGCAAATTTAAAATGAACGGAACCTCCTCCGGAAGCGGCTCGGTTAAAATGAAAGTTAGTGGAAACTTAAGCTGTAAATTGCGGGCAAAAATGGAGCTTGAACCTGCGTCAAATAAATATTCCAAAAGCCGTTATGAACTTATTTCAATAGATAACGATTTTTCAAAAGATATTCTTCCAGATGGGTCTCTGCCCGATATCATACTGGAATTAGAAACACTCATGATGAATACCACAGAGGATTCGAATATTAATATGAGATGATATACTGCAAAGACCCACAATAAATGAACCAGAGATTCTCAGCTTAAGTGAAATTATTGGCGCCACACCTTTCGCCATTCATTCGCCATCCATCTTTTGGAATCAGGTTATGACATTAGTACTATTCAAGAATTGCTGGGACACAAGGATGTTAAAACTACTATGATTTACACGCATGTGCTGAATTACTGTTCAAAAGGAGTGCGAAGTCCAATTGATGAACCAAAAGCGGGGTCTTTATACTGATCAGTCTAATTATTGTTGGGCGCCAGAAAATAAACAGCAGGAATAGTCCTGCCTCTACGGGTGCATTCCCGATTTTTTGCAAAAAAACAATAAGTAGGGGTTAACAGTAACGTAGAGACAGGTTTCAAACCTGTCTTTTACCGCTTGAAAATGACAGAAACAACCCTGACAGGGTTCCAAACCCTGTCAGGGTTAATCAAGCAAGATGTTTGCGATACAATACCTGTTCGCCAACAGGTAGGTGCGAATATTTGCAAAAAATCAGGAATACACCTGCCTCCACTTATGAAAACGGGAAGGAGCACATTATGAAAGCATATGTACTGAATGAAGCAGGGGCCGTTGAAAATCTGGTTCTGAGAGAAGTCGAGAAGCCTGAGATCAAGGCAGACGAAGTGTTGGTTGAAACGAAAGCAATCAGCATTAACCCGGTAGATGTAAAAGTGAGACGGATGGATGAAACCATAACTACGATTATGGGTACGGAAGATCGTCCGGTCATCCTTGGCTGGGATATTGCCGGAATCGTTGTTGCGGTCGGCGAAGAGGTCAGCGGATTTGAGGTTGGCGACAAGGTGTTCGGCATGGTTAATTTTCCAGGCCAGGGCAAAGCCTATGCCGAGTACGTTGCATCACCGGCCTACCACATCGCTGTTATGCCGGAAAAGGTAACATTCGAAGAAGCTGCGGCAACCACACTGGCCGCACTGACCGCACTGCAGGTGTTACGGCCTCGTGTCAAAAAGGGTGACCGCATTCTAATCCACGCCGGTTCTGGTGGTGTTGGACATTTCGCAATTCAGATGGCCAAGGGACTCGACGCATATGTGATTGCCACCTCCTCTGCCAGGAACCGCGATTTCATCATGTCACTCGGCGCAGATGAGCACATTGACTACCGTGAGCAGAAGTTCGAAGAGGTCCTGTCGAATATAGACTTCGTCCTTGACGGCATTGGTGGTGAGGTCCTTGAGAACTCTCTTAAAGTCGTCAAAGGCGGTGGCAAAATCGTCTCCTTGCCCACCCATCAATTCCCGGAAGATATTCAGTTAGAGGCGGACCAACGCAAGATCAAACTGGAGTTCATCCTTGTCCAGTCGAGCGGTGAAGACATGAATACCCTGAAAGCTATGCTCGAAAACGACGAACTGAAACCTCACGTTTCAAAAATCTTCCCGTTTGAGAATATGGCGGATGCCCATGTACAAATTGAATCCGGTCGAACTTTGGGCAAAGTGATTGTTAAGCTATAAGAAGACTTCGTACAATACCGCGCCGAACAATCTATGTCCCCCGCTGGCGGGGGTGCAGGGGCATAAGCGCTAACTTGTTTTAGGTATGCTCGAAGTATTTTGATATCTGTGTTTTTCGGATTCTTGTATTTTCTGCTAAAGAACAAGCAATGTCATTCCAGCACTTAAGAACTTCCTGTAATGATAACGCTGGTTCTATAGCCCGTTTTACTTGATTAAGCATAAAAGCAAATTCACGCCATTTGCTTTTAGTCTTCTTGCTTGACAATGAAGTATCCCCAGGGGGAAAAAGACGTAGCAAAATCTATTAGTTTTTCTGTCAAAAGAGCAACGAATAGTTTGCCATAAAGCCAAGCTTTTGAGCTATCATCATCGTATTTAGGTAAGTGTCCAAATTGTGCTATTTGTTTAAATCTTTTAAAGACCAGTTCAATTTGCCATCGAACTCGATACCATTCTAAGATATCAAAAGCGGTAAATTGATTTTCAGGAAACGTTGTGAATACTATTACGTACTTGGCATAAATAAGGGTCTCCGGTTTTAGTTCAATGCCCTTTTTGCTTGCATGTCTTTTAAGTTTTTTATGAGCTATTTTAATGGCTTCTTCTGTTTTGCGTATTATACAAAGACGACCTTTGACATATTCAGTATTATCAACGTTTGGAATAAAAACGTTCCATGATTTTATAGCAAGGGGTCTTTTTAAATATTGGATTTCTTTCAATAAAGGAAAGGGTTTCTTTTCTTCGCCGAATATCCGTAGAGATTGCGAATTAACTCTAACGCTAAGATAAGCGCCTTTCCTTGTTGCATGATGAATTCCTTGGCCAGTACAGTAACCTCTGTCAGCTATAATATAATCATCTTTTTTCATCGGAAACTGCCGAAAAGATTCTCCTGTGCCTTCTCCTTCAGTTCCCGTAAGTTTAAAGAAATCGCAAGATAATGAAGGAACCTCAATACTATAATGAATGCGCCAAAGACTTCCTGTTTTCCCAGGTTCCTTTACTGTTGTTGCATCAAATAAGCGAAGATGAAAATTATTCCGTTTATTAATTTGGAGGCCACGCTCACGGAATAAAGATAAACATAATTTATATAGCCATTCTTTGCTCTTTTTTAATCGCTTTAATAAGGCAACATCGGATAAATCTGCTAAGTTAGCACGCTTGGCTAGAACTACTGTTTCACGCAATGAATAGCCACATCCTAAATGAATTAATAATGTTCGAAGAAGCTTTTCTTCAGATTTATCCTTGCGCAAGCCTTTTAAAGCATTTGTATCAACGGCTAAACTTTTCCAATCGTTTGGGAAGAAAGTTCTTAGAAGATCCCAATCTTCTCTCATCATGGCTTTATCCTCCTATAGAGTGATTAGCGGGATAATTAACATAAAAATACCATGATGAATAAAATTTGTCAATAAAACAAGTTAGCGCTTGTGGGGTGCAGGGGGTGGACTGGATTTCTCCATCGATTCAACTACCCCTTTATTATGAAAACAAATTTGACCCTCTTTCCCACGCTCCGCAGACTGGTCAAATGTACAATTTTATCCTGTTTTGTAACATGCATTTCCACGCAGAGCGTAGGACTATGAAAAGAAAAACTTATGACTATTCATGTTATAAACCTCTCAGATTTCCTCCGCAGACAATTCCACCCCCTTAATCCCCCGCCAGCGGGGGACAGGCTTGCCACATCCCTTGCGGCTTTCATGCCCTTGTGGGGTCGATCCAGGCAAATGTGCATTCCAGGTTTTTTGTGACTTCTGCCATGTTTTAATGAAACGTACAGTAGTATTAACCCCTGGCAGCGTTGTTTTGCTCCAATCACACATACGGTCACAAAAAATCGGGAATGCGCCTTATTGCCGGGTGCATTCCTGATTTTTTGTAAATATTCGCACATGCCTGTTGGTTGACAGATATTGTATAGCAAACATCTTGTTTAATTAACCCTGTCAGGGTTGTTTCTGTCATTTTCAAGCGGTAAAAGACAAGTTTGAAACCTGTCTCTACGTTACTGTTAACCCCTACTGATTGTTTTTTTGCAAAAAATCGGGAATGCTCCCCGCAGAAATACACCCGATGAATCAAATATCTGAATGCGATGATTGTCGGTATCGGCAACTATTATGTTGCCGGCGCTGTCCGTCGCAACACCACTAGGAAGTCTAAATTCTCCATCAACAAGGCTAAGGAAGCCGAATTTAAACAGAAACTGGTATTCCATATCCCCTCCGCCGTTACTGGATAGTAACTCATTGGTTTTTGTCTTTGCGGTTATGGAATCAGCCTCAGACGTGTTGCTTTTTCCATAAGGGGTTATTCCTCTACCGCGCCGGTAGTTTGCCGGTCTTTTCCCTTTGCCTTTTATGCCATTCCTCTCCAACACAGGGTGTTGCGAAGCTGCTTTCAATGCGGTGTGATCCCCTCTTCTTTTCTCCATCAATTGATGAAACAATTCCACCATGGCCGGCGGCTCCTCCTGATTGCGGTTATATTCACTGTGATTTTCAGAAAGGCCGTCAGGGATAGCAGCCGATACATATTTGCCTGACGTCTCATGCCCGTAGAAAAAACTATCAGATAAAAATACTATCACCAAAAGAACTAACATGGGTATTCCGATAAGCCGTTTGTTTTCCCTCATTATTACAGCCTCCTTTTTATTAAATCAGCGTGCATCTTTCATTACGTTTTTATTAAAAAAACATTACATAAATCCTGCAAAACACGACAGAGCCGTGTTGTCTGGTTCAGGGATAACGTAACCAGCGTCAAATGCTTGCTGTTGACTATTACCGCGTGACAGGCAAGCACAGAATTTACTTTTTATATTTACTGCTCACCTTTAAAGCTTACGCTGCCATTTGTGTTGAGGGTTGTTTTTACCGGGTCTTTAATCTTTATGCGGAAATTTGTTTTAATATCTCCTTTTATAGTATTTCCGTTAGAAGTCCCTGTGATTGTCATTTT from Candidatus Kuenenia stuttgartiensis carries:
- a CDS encoding IS4-like element ISCku3 family transposase, coding for MMREDWDLLRTFFPNDWKSLAVDTNALKGLRKDKSEEKLLRTLLIHLGCGYSLRETVVLAKRANLADLSDVALLKRLKKSKEWLYKLCLSLFRERGLQINKRNNFHLRLFDATTVKEPGKTGSLWRIHYSIEVPSLSCDFFKLTGTEGEGTGESFRQFPMKKDDYIIADRGYCTGQGIHHATRKGAYLSVRVNSQSLRIFGEEKKPFPLLKEIQYLKRPLAIKSWNVFIPNVDNTEYVKGRLCIIRKTEEAIKIAHKKLKRHASKKGIELKPETLIYAKYVIVFTTFPENQFTAFDILEWYRVRWQIELVFKRFKQIAQFGHLPKYDDDSSKAWLYGKLFVALLTEKLIDFATSFSPWGYFIVKQED
- the wrbA gene encoding NAD(P)H:quinone oxidoreductase; protein product: MTRILVLYYSMYGHVETMAKAVAEGVRSVEDTEVIIKRVPDLVPEDVARKAGAKLDQAAPIAEVEELPNYDAIIFGTPTRFGNMCAQMRNFLDRTGQLWLSGSLIGKVGSVFISTATQHGGQETTITSFHTTLLHHGMIIVGVPYSCQEIMNMSEITGGSPYGASTLADIDGSRQPSENEKKIARFQGAHVAEITRKQTA
- a CDS encoding NADP-dependent oxidoreductase, whose amino-acid sequence is MKAYVLNEAGAVENLVLREVEKPEIKADEVLVETKAISINPVDVKVRRMDETITTIMGTEDRPVILGWDIAGIVVAVGEEVSGFEVGDKVFGMVNFPGQGKAYAEYVASPAYHIAVMPEKVTFEEAAATTLAALTALQVLRPRVKKGDRILIHAGSGGVGHFAIQMAKGLDAYVIATSSARNRDFIMSLGADEHIDYREQKFEEVLSNIDFVLDGIGGEVLENSLKVVKGGGKIVSLPTHQFPEDIQLEADQRKIKLEFILVQSSGEDMNTLKAMLENDELKPHVSKIFPFENMADAHVQIESGRTLGKVIVKL